The proteins below come from a single Halobacillus salinarum genomic window:
- a CDS encoding phage tail tube protein has product MAITRYLQIGEEANYGEEASTYAETLDPETVDIDSEDDDKLIYEGMSGLDRLAQVGVYSTSGSITLPVDDLASGWFWKWALGGYNVTGDGSTPYTHEFTPKRGSTMTSFSAKVGKDIFAHIFLGNVIESIELEVENEWALMTVNTLGAKDKHGTLEEQTFTEGNVFTAPMVTLDRDGSDVSPDVSSLSLSVETGANVEDSQGVGSRFPTKAFMGSMVVNLDLTLDFENTDQLTQFWGGDTEPSTDTISEFGYTLHIGENYDISFPRMIYTSSNQGVEGRDAIQQELTARALFDPTNQEGPILVSLTNDKAEYSTGA; this is encoded by the coding sequence ATGGCGATTACACGTTATTTACAGATTGGTGAGGAAGCCAATTATGGAGAAGAAGCCAGCACCTATGCAGAAACACTTGATCCAGAAACGGTCGATATTGATTCCGAAGATGACGATAAACTGATTTACGAAGGGATGAGCGGCTTAGATCGTCTTGCCCAAGTCGGGGTGTATTCGACGTCAGGGTCCATTACCCTTCCGGTTGATGATTTAGCGAGCGGTTGGTTCTGGAAATGGGCACTAGGAGGTTATAACGTCACAGGAGATGGATCCACTCCCTATACACATGAGTTTACTCCGAAGCGTGGCTCGACCATGACCTCGTTTTCTGCGAAAGTAGGCAAGGATATCTTTGCTCATATTTTCTTAGGAAACGTGATCGAAAGTATCGAACTTGAAGTCGAAAACGAATGGGCACTCATGACAGTCAATACATTAGGAGCGAAAGATAAGCATGGAACCTTGGAAGAACAAACGTTCACTGAAGGCAATGTTTTTACGGCTCCCATGGTTACTCTTGATCGGGATGGAAGCGACGTTTCCCCTGATGTAAGCTCCTTATCTTTAAGTGTGGAAACAGGGGCAAATGTTGAGGATTCTCAAGGTGTTGGCTCACGCTTCCCAACAAAAGCATTTATGGGATCCATGGTTGTCAATTTAGACCTAACCTTGGATTTTGAAAATACAGATCAACTTACCCAATTTTGGGGTGGAGATACTGAACCGAGTACAGATACAATTTCCGAATTTGGTTACACCCTTCATATCGGAGAAAACTATGATATCTCTTTTCCACGTATGATTTATACTTCTTCCAATCAAGGGGTAGAAGGAAGAGATGCTATTCAGCAAGAACTGACGGCACGTGCTTTATTTGATCCAACCAATCAGGAGGGGCCGATCCTTGTGAGTCTCACGAATGATAAAGCTGAATATAGCACAGGCGCATAA
- a CDS encoding phage tail spike protein: MTIPIHILDSQNDEIVHVLNNKKGKEQKFWDAIHEYGMDTDKLNFMAKYDEGEYLTSRYRCLIPSEEGPWYHEFLIDENRKFRGNKSVKTTASYLDIRKGNIIKPQTLSEYNPSQGVDFALSGSEWKRGRIESKEVDDIVIDDFTNPYDLLLTIARIFDLEIRFRVVVNDHRVIGRYVDLVKRIGEWRGKEIELGKDLIGVRQIEKGAEIVTALLVIGPEPSDGGDPITVEVKDEEARQRWSRTGDHLWDIHRPETDKEELTESRLRTIGRTELNKRINAAVQYEVDHVSVEDSLRYVFEEVLRGDTIRVKDTSYRPALYLEARVLTIKRDLNKPKKKHSKLGDYMKYSREDFQGVLKSIQKKLLGKIGQEQLYNYAEKKRMESPTEPEDTDVIWIDTSVEPNVIKTFNGSRWVRATPIHAGEVEAEKETHKGSSAPSDKTKLWIDTSQEPNILKRFDFSLDRWVKATPTGADEIRYADLSTLESLKPAAIGADVTGDNTSKDTSNVAGTGASIVRDNAHAGKQADTDLSNNSNFDREQGVISYISGKMLDDLEPASKGADVTGENTSKDTSKVGGTNASTVRDNASAGKKADDDLNSNSNIDRENHVVKYLSGKSVDDLEPASKGADVTGENTASDVQTGSGKAVRQHGADVTGSNTANDTNYVGGTSAGTIKNQASRGSSAKSTVDSNKSKWDRAGYINSDGTMNTSRLKGEIDVATNTIRASSHFYWVGGTLVAINPSNTNKVVQISSGGIGVSNNGGQSYVTSITGDGVVAESIMAGEIRGVSIVGGKITSETEIDVSTNLNVGSNIYMSEYQPEAAEKSIFFHKDSSGDYVGKITSTYAPSAGVQEMNIYANNVLRLYAPTVGIEGGDIIGFSNGTRIDTAGGTPRMQADSQNYYQVGNGYQNIYISGEQAFHLYVAEDDNYHRVIDAGNRTALKLLAGSSSKTPQVQSRNGYDSAYGVFTADDFVVGSSEKIKENIEPMGSVLQKLLQLEVLKYDYKNSPSKGKIGISYERTKETFPEVVKEAESDGSFLGGINQSNLINSLVKGSQEFYGEYTEEIQSIKDKLNQVADKVGLIFS, translated from the coding sequence ATGACGATACCAATTCATATTCTTGACAGCCAAAATGATGAGATCGTTCATGTGCTTAACAACAAGAAGGGCAAAGAGCAGAAGTTTTGGGATGCCATTCACGAATACGGCATGGATACAGACAAGCTTAACTTCATGGCTAAGTATGATGAAGGAGAATACTTAACCAGCCGTTACCGTTGTCTCATTCCATCCGAAGAAGGCCCCTGGTATCATGAGTTCTTAATCGATGAAAATCGAAAGTTTCGAGGAAATAAGAGTGTTAAGACCACCGCCTCCTATCTGGATATAAGAAAAGGAAATATAATTAAGCCGCAGACCTTGAGCGAGTATAATCCATCTCAAGGTGTTGATTTTGCTTTGTCGGGCTCTGAATGGAAACGAGGCAGGATCGAATCAAAAGAAGTTGATGATATCGTCATAGACGATTTCACCAATCCTTATGATTTGCTTCTTACTATAGCTCGTATATTCGATTTAGAAATTCGTTTCCGAGTTGTTGTCAACGACCATAGAGTGATAGGGCGTTACGTCGATTTAGTGAAAAGGATAGGAGAATGGCGAGGAAAAGAAATCGAGTTAGGCAAGGATTTAATCGGAGTGCGGCAGATAGAAAAGGGAGCAGAAATTGTCACCGCCTTACTGGTGATCGGACCCGAACCGAGCGACGGAGGCGATCCGATCACTGTCGAAGTGAAAGACGAGGAGGCCCGCCAACGGTGGTCGCGTACAGGTGATCATCTTTGGGATATCCACCGTCCTGAAACGGATAAGGAAGAATTGACTGAATCACGATTAAGAACGATTGGCCGGACAGAGCTAAACAAACGAATCAATGCGGCTGTTCAATATGAAGTTGATCATGTGTCCGTTGAGGACTCCCTTCGCTATGTATTTGAGGAAGTCTTGCGTGGAGATACGATCCGAGTTAAAGACACCTCCTATCGTCCTGCTTTGTATTTAGAAGCCAGAGTCTTAACCATCAAGCGTGACTTGAATAAGCCGAAGAAAAAGCATTCGAAGCTGGGCGATTATATGAAATACTCCAGAGAAGACTTTCAAGGCGTTTTAAAATCCATCCAGAAAAAGCTTTTAGGCAAAATTGGACAAGAACAGCTTTATAACTATGCAGAGAAAAAACGAATGGAATCTCCAACTGAGCCCGAGGATACAGACGTGATATGGATCGATACTTCTGTCGAGCCCAATGTCATTAAAACCTTTAATGGATCCCGATGGGTAAGAGCTACACCGATTCATGCGGGCGAAGTGGAAGCCGAGAAGGAAACACATAAAGGCAGTTCGGCACCTAGTGACAAGACAAAATTATGGATCGATACGAGCCAGGAGCCAAACATCCTTAAGCGGTTCGATTTCTCGTTGGATCGATGGGTGAAAGCGACACCAACAGGGGCTGATGAGATTCGTTATGCGGATTTGTCTACCCTGGAGAGCCTAAAACCTGCTGCTATTGGTGCTGACGTCACAGGCGATAACACCTCGAAAGATACCTCCAATGTAGCAGGAACAGGAGCAAGTATCGTCCGAGATAACGCTCATGCGGGGAAGCAAGCAGACACCGATTTATCCAATAACTCTAACTTTGATCGAGAACAAGGGGTTATTTCTTATATCTCAGGAAAGATGTTGGATGATCTAGAACCGGCTTCCAAAGGAGCGGATGTGACAGGCGAAAACACCTCGAAGGATACTTCAAAAGTTGGAGGCACGAATGCATCCACTGTACGTGATAATGCGAGCGCTGGGAAAAAAGCGGACGATGATTTAAATAGCAACAGCAATATTGATCGAGAAAATCATGTGGTGAAATATCTGTCAGGAAAAAGCGTGGATGACCTGGAACCAGCTTCCAAAGGTGCTGACGTTACGGGAGAAAATACGGCAAGTGATGTTCAGACAGGTTCAGGAAAAGCGGTTAGGCAGCATGGTGCCGATGTGACAGGCAGTAATACTGCTAATGACACAAACTATGTTGGAGGTACCAGCGCAGGCACGATTAAAAATCAAGCAAGTCGTGGAAGCTCTGCGAAAAGTACTGTCGATAGCAATAAGAGCAAATGGGATCGAGCAGGCTATATTAATTCTGACGGAACGATGAATACAAGCCGGCTCAAAGGCGAGATCGATGTTGCGACGAATACCATTAGAGCTAGCTCACACTTTTACTGGGTAGGCGGTACGCTTGTTGCCATTAATCCAAGTAACACGAATAAGGTCGTGCAAATTTCCAGTGGCGGAATCGGCGTTTCCAATAATGGAGGACAAAGCTATGTGACATCAATTACAGGGGATGGAGTAGTGGCTGAGTCGATCATGGCCGGAGAGATTCGAGGGGTAAGCATCGTCGGTGGTAAGATCACCTCTGAAACTGAAATCGATGTCTCTACCAATCTGAATGTCGGAAGTAATATTTATATGAGTGAGTATCAACCGGAAGCGGCTGAAAAGTCGATATTCTTCCATAAAGATTCTAGCGGTGATTATGTTGGAAAAATCACTTCAACGTATGCTCCAAGCGCTGGGGTTCAAGAAATGAATATCTATGCGAATAACGTGTTAAGACTTTACGCGCCAACGGTAGGCATTGAAGGGGGAGACATTATCGGGTTCTCAAACGGTACGAGAATCGATACTGCAGGAGGCACACCGAGAATGCAAGCAGATTCCCAAAATTACTACCAAGTGGGAAATGGATACCAAAACATCTATATAAGTGGAGAGCAAGCATTCCACTTATATGTAGCGGAAGACGATAATTATCACCGAGTGATTGACGCAGGAAATCGTACAGCTCTCAAATTGCTTGCTGGTTCAAGTTCTAAGACACCACAAGTTCAATCTAGAAATGGTTATGATTCCGCCTACGGTGTCTTTACAGCTGACGATTTCGTTGTTGGTTCTAGTGAGAAGATCAAAGAAAATATCGAGCCCATGGGATCGGTTCTCCAAAAGCTTCTGCAGTTGGAAGTGTTGAAGTATGATTATAAGAACAGCCCTAGTAAAGGAAAGATTGGAATCAGTTATGAGCGGACAAAAGAAACGTTCCCCGAAGTCGTGAAAGAAGCTGAATCGGATGGGTCCTTCTTAGGAGGCATCAATCAATCGAACCTGATTAATAGCTTGGTTAAAGGCAGCCAGGAGTTTTATGGAGAATATACTGAGGAGATCCAATCCATTAAGGATAAACTTAATCAAGTTGCCGATAAAGTAGGATTAATCTTTTCATAA
- a CDS encoding phage tail tape measure protein — translation MARNNVEIAVRGIDDASGTFQDVSRAANRAMSQVESSVQSIPDVDIDTSQAQSQLNDLQSTAQETENALGDIDLGAIAGGAATGAATGFMADIEGSAADLQAQLGTTREEAEKLRGIGVDVFSNNFAGSVGEATSAVGRLNQLTGAQGKALQGMTQDVFKVADAYDQDFNEVINAARANSQSMDISFSKALNNIAAGYQQIDKGAEDWLDTVNEYSPSFQRIGADGQEMIAIIQAGMKAGVKDTDKMADAVNEFGIKLQEPDNKALLKVAETMTDTDKEAQKLIDTWQSDFAKGGDAAAKVTQDVVSHLNDMDNQARNQAGVGLFGSMWEDTSGKVGEALDLANQKVIDSDKAIDHLGAKYDTASSKLESFGRSILGKVAGPLENMGPTLNVAAQGFSAVGTGMLAMKGLGITGLFAKLGPAIATAASATWGFTTALLANPITWIVAGIAALIAVIILLWKNWDTVSAFLVKSWQWIKSTAITVFTAIGQFLSNTWAVIWTTIKAVWNKALTYLSGIWTAIKVIATNTFNSMVSFFVGVWNDIWMKIMNVWNSVVTFLTSLWNKINAIATGVFRGIESFLSAIWNGIWSTVRSVWTTISNFVSSIWNNIWKIAITVFQGLESSLSSAWDSIWGTVRNVWTSIKSFMTGLWNGLSSSASSIFNGIGRMIAGVWNSVSSTTSRIWNGIVGSIKGAINTVVDAINGMLNSISGISISIPTIPDWVPGIGGMGGGSLSFPNLPNIPHLATGGVVKKPTIAQVGDAGRGNPEIVAPQKMIRGIIADELERLLGGFISNGGTTSQQPRQPLQLFLRLGMNDFEAFVEDITETQEKQDFDLRRFNGG, via the coding sequence ATGGCTCGAAACAATGTTGAAATAGCAGTTCGAGGGATCGACGATGCATCTGGCACTTTTCAGGATGTGAGTCGAGCCGCTAACCGAGCGATGAGCCAAGTGGAATCTTCGGTTCAATCCATTCCTGATGTAGATATCGATACCTCTCAAGCTCAAAGTCAATTAAATGACTTACAAAGCACCGCGCAAGAAACGGAGAATGCTTTAGGAGATATTGATTTAGGAGCCATCGCAGGAGGAGCAGCCACAGGAGCCGCAACTGGGTTCATGGCAGATATCGAGGGATCAGCTGCTGATTTGCAAGCGCAACTGGGAACCACAAGAGAAGAAGCAGAAAAATTAAGAGGGATCGGTGTAGATGTTTTCTCCAATAACTTTGCTGGAAGTGTAGGAGAAGCTACAAGCGCTGTGGGACGTTTAAACCAGCTGACAGGAGCACAGGGAAAAGCTCTTCAAGGCATGACCCAGGATGTTTTTAAAGTCGCTGATGCTTACGACCAAGACTTTAATGAAGTGATCAATGCTGCCCGTGCCAACTCTCAAAGTATGGATATTTCTTTTTCAAAAGCCCTTAATAATATCGCAGCAGGATACCAGCAAATTGATAAAGGCGCAGAAGATTGGCTGGATACTGTAAACGAATATTCTCCTTCTTTTCAGAGGATCGGTGCCGATGGCCAAGAAATGATTGCAATCATCCAAGCGGGGATGAAAGCTGGTGTCAAAGATACGGATAAGATGGCTGATGCGGTTAACGAGTTTGGGATCAAACTCCAAGAACCTGATAATAAAGCTCTATTAAAAGTCGCTGAAACCATGACGGATACAGATAAGGAAGCACAAAAACTTATTGACACTTGGCAAAGTGACTTTGCTAAAGGTGGAGACGCAGCTGCTAAAGTCACGCAAGATGTTGTTTCTCACCTGAATGATATGGATAATCAAGCACGTAATCAGGCAGGAGTGGGGTTGTTTGGCTCCATGTGGGAAGATACGAGCGGTAAAGTCGGAGAAGCGTTGGACTTAGCCAATCAGAAAGTCATTGATTCTGATAAGGCTATTGACCATTTAGGTGCCAAATATGACACAGCTTCGAGTAAGTTAGAAAGTTTTGGTCGTTCTATTTTAGGAAAAGTGGCTGGACCCCTAGAGAATATGGGACCGACGTTGAATGTAGCAGCCCAGGGCTTCTCAGCCGTCGGTACAGGAATGCTTGCCATGAAAGGTTTGGGAATTACCGGCCTGTTTGCGAAATTAGGGCCAGCCATAGCAACGGCCGCAAGTGCTACATGGGGTTTTACAACCGCATTACTGGCGAATCCGATTACGTGGATCGTCGCAGGAATAGCAGCGTTAATCGCTGTTATTATTTTGCTATGGAAAAACTGGGATACCGTCAGTGCTTTCCTCGTGAAAAGCTGGCAATGGATAAAGAGTACGGCGATAACCGTATTTACGGCCATTGGCCAGTTCTTATCGAATACCTGGGCGGTCATATGGACAACGATTAAGGCAGTTTGGAATAAAGCGCTGACCTATTTATCAGGAATTTGGACAGCCATTAAGGTGATTGCAACCAATACTTTTAATTCAATGGTCAGCTTTTTCGTCGGTGTATGGAATGACATTTGGATGAAGATCATGAACGTATGGAATAGCGTGGTAACTTTTTTAACTTCGCTATGGAATAAGATTAATGCGATTGCGACGGGTGTTTTTAGAGGCATAGAGTCATTCTTATCCGCCATTTGGAATGGTATTTGGTCAACAGTTAGAAGTGTATGGACAACCATTTCTAACTTTGTAAGTTCCATATGGAACAATATTTGGAAAATCGCAATAACGGTATTTCAAGGATTAGAATCCTCTTTAAGTTCCGCATGGGATTCCATATGGGGCACGGTTCGGAATGTATGGACCAGTATCAAGTCTTTCATGACAGGATTATGGAATGGCTTAAGCTCATCGGCTTCCAGCATCTTCAATGGTATCGGTCGTATGATCGCTGGAGTGTGGAATAGCGTATCAAGTACAACCAGTCGTATTTGGAATGGGATAGTCGGATCCATAAAAGGGGCCATAAACACCGTCGTTGACGCTATTAATGGGATGTTGAATTCCATTAGTGGCATAAGCATTTCCATTCCAACTATTCCGGATTGGGTCCCTGGCATTGGCGGGATGGGAGGCGGTTCATTGTCCTTTCCGAATCTGCCGAACATTCCTCATCTAGCGACTGGTGGGGTCGTCAAAAAACCGACGATTGCCCAAGTCGGTGACGCAGGGAGAGGGAATCCTGAGATCGTTGCTCCACAAAAAATGATCCGAGGCATTATTGCGGATGAATTGGAACGGTTACTAGGTGGCTTCATATCTAATGGAGGAACGACCTCTCAACAACCAAGACAACCGTTACAGCTATTCTTGCGGTTAGGCATGAATGATTTTGAGGCGTTTGTTGAAGACATTACAGAAACGCAAGAGAAACAGGACTTTGATTTGAGAAGGTTTAATGGAGGGTGA
- a CDS encoding distal tail protein Dit, translating to MIFNQTDMSSILDVTGIRGRGLTQYELETLEIEGANGALIEDVKIPAKNLEVDVVIAGDSPEELRKNIDEINKVLSVDGPKGIVFPDEPGYTYYGMPEQSKEDEQIVATSESTIVFFREDPFKYSDEIPVDIEDNSAVNIVYDGSYPTDPIFEFVAQEDITFIQIATDEKEFMMIGRDQTPDEVTYDPDPIVLHDVMDDLGLWTTDNLVSVDGGELTGHFISDGKLFTVENYGNGSEWHGPALRRDLDNPVQDFRVEVIFTLKASSPEEIGRTELYLIGTNGKVLGKLAMKEIYATIDDGIGEVRIGDLDNGDMLVKGEGYQRRSYNQFHGKLWLRRDGNKLKAQIGEILDDGTPANRMNSPEIEITDDAFLVELNALQIHIAKTGGYPEVDRAFIHDIKVHKLVAEATNKVPVIAKKDDVIRIDHENSTITINGENQKRLKNFAADFFSFHPGDNNLYIFPASSLSTMVRYKEKRL from the coding sequence ATGATTTTTAATCAAACAGATATGTCCTCCATCCTCGATGTGACAGGTATTCGAGGGAGGGGGCTGACACAATATGAGCTAGAAACGCTAGAGATAGAAGGGGCCAACGGTGCTCTTATTGAAGATGTGAAGATTCCAGCCAAAAACCTCGAAGTCGATGTCGTGATCGCTGGCGATAGTCCTGAGGAATTACGAAAAAACATCGACGAAATCAATAAAGTTTTATCGGTAGATGGTCCGAAGGGGATCGTCTTTCCTGATGAACCTGGCTACACCTATTACGGGATGCCTGAACAGTCGAAAGAAGATGAACAAATCGTAGCTACGAGTGAATCCACAATTGTCTTTTTTCGAGAAGACCCTTTTAAATATAGTGATGAAATCCCTGTCGATATCGAGGATAATTCCGCAGTAAACATCGTCTATGACGGATCATATCCAACCGATCCTATTTTCGAGTTTGTGGCTCAGGAAGATATTACTTTCATTCAGATAGCGACTGATGAAAAAGAGTTTATGATGATCGGTCGAGACCAAACCCCTGATGAAGTCACGTATGATCCAGATCCTATTGTTCTTCATGATGTGATGGATGATCTAGGGCTGTGGACAACGGATAACCTTGTTTCAGTAGATGGGGGAGAACTGACCGGACATTTCATTTCCGATGGAAAACTCTTTACGGTTGAAAATTATGGAAACGGTAGTGAGTGGCATGGTCCAGCTTTACGAAGAGATTTAGATAACCCTGTTCAGGATTTCAGAGTAGAAGTCATTTTTACTCTCAAAGCTTCTAGCCCTGAGGAAATTGGAAGAACGGAGCTTTATTTAATCGGTACAAATGGAAAGGTGCTAGGAAAACTAGCCATGAAAGAGATTTATGCCACTATTGATGATGGAATTGGCGAGGTAAGAATCGGTGACTTAGATAACGGAGATATGCTCGTCAAAGGAGAAGGGTATCAAAGGCGCAGTTATAACCAATTCCACGGAAAGCTTTGGCTGCGTCGAGATGGGAATAAGCTGAAAGCGCAAATCGGGGAAATCTTAGACGATGGGACACCAGCCAACCGCATGAATAGTCCTGAAATTGAGATTACCGACGATGCTTTTCTCGTTGAATTAAATGCTCTCCAAATCCACATTGCCAAAACGGGCGGTTATCCTGAAGTCGATCGAGCTTTTATTCATGATATCAAGGTGCATAAACTTGTGGCCGAAGCGACAAATAAAGTGCCTGTGATCGCAAAGAAAGACGATGTGATCCGCATTGACCACGAGAACAGTACGATCACCATTAATGGAGAAAATCAAAAGCGGTTAAAGAATTTTGCTGCAGATTTTTTCTCATTTCATCCAGGGGATAACAATCTTTATATTTTTCCAGCAAGTTCTTTATCAACAATGGTGAGATATAAGGAGAAACGATTATGA
- a CDS encoding HK97 gp10 family phage protein, translated as MRAEIDFNELRQLVPKIRRALNTSTSLLGQEVWGNLMEFSPQNHGRLAGSWHLQQQGERLFIVGTSVEYAAVQNDGSDPYMIYPRQAEVLRFVVGGQVIYAKEVMHPGITGTHYIEGSIAKAESRIEEFVYTALSREGLS; from the coding sequence GTGAGGGCTGAGATTGATTTTAATGAATTACGGCAGCTGGTTCCTAAGATTCGTCGTGCTTTAAATACTTCCACAAGCTTACTTGGTCAAGAGGTATGGGGTAACCTCATGGAGTTTTCCCCACAAAATCATGGCCGTTTAGCAGGGTCATGGCACCTGCAGCAACAAGGTGAACGATTATTCATCGTAGGAACTTCCGTAGAATATGCGGCTGTTCAAAACGATGGATCCGATCCTTACATGATTTATCCAAGACAAGCAGAAGTCTTACGTTTTGTGGTCGGTGGCCAAGTGATTTACGCGAAAGAAGTGATGCATCCAGGGATCACTGGCACGCATTACATCGAGGGATCCATCGCAAAAGCTGAATCTCGTATTGAAGAATTTGTTTACACTGCTTTATCAAGAGAGGGCTTATCATGA